The DNA region TCAGGGCAGGCTTCATCGCGGCGGTAATGGCGATGGCGACGGGGGCTGCGCAAGCGCAGACCCCCGATACCGTGCACGACACGCAGTTCTGGTTGCTGCTGCTCGCGCAGGTGCCGGTCGGCGAGAAGTACGTCGTGCATCTCGAGGCGCAGCCGCGCTGGAAGAACGACATGCAGGACAAGGACCAGTTGCTGTTGCGGGCCGCGGTGGGCCGCCGGCTCAGCCCCCGCGTGACGGTGTGGGCCGGGCACGGGTACATCCCCCGCTGGAGCGGCGACACGGTCTTCCACGAGCAGCGGATCTGGGAACAACTGAGTGCGACCTTGCCCAAGGCAGGGAAGTGGGCCCCCTCCATCCGCCTGCGGCAGGAGCAGCGGTTCCTCGAGCAGTGGGGCGACACTTCCCACCGATTCCGCGCGCTCGGCC from Luteitalea sp. TBR-22 includes:
- a CDS encoding DUF2490 domain-containing protein; protein product: MGILRAGFIAAVMAMATGAAQAQTPDTVHDTQFWLLLLAQVPVGEKYVVHLEAQPRWKNDMQDKDQLLLRAAVGRRLSPRVTVWAGHGYIPRWSGDTVFHEQRIWEQLSATLPKAGKWAPSIRLRQEQRFLEQWGDTSHRFRALGRLVRPIGASPWSVAVWDEWFVTFDKTVGGPRQGYDQNRFFVTALRKMSPSLTIEGGYLWQHVPGTPARAERHGHTLFTWFTYAPPVKKKT